The following proteins are encoded in a genomic region of Deltaproteobacteria bacterium:
- a CDS encoding 4Fe-4S binding protein yields the protein MAEKVEKRAIIGWRNLALGCAILEPGSSTHLLTGTWRLQRPVVDPEKCNRCGLCWIYCPDLAMTKTASGNYEPDLNYCKGCGICAEECPKDAITLVEEEE from the coding sequence ATGGCCGAAAAGGTTGAAAAAAGAGCTATCATTGGCTGGCGCAACCTGGCGCTTGGGTGTGCTATTCTGGAACCGGGCAGTTCCACTCACCTGTTGACCGGCACCTGGCGGCTGCAACGACCGGTGGTCGATCCGGAGAAATGTAACCGGTGCGGCCTCTGTTGGATTTATTGCCCTGACCTGGCCATGACCAAAACTGCGTCCGGAAACTATGAGCCCGACTTGAATTATTGTAAGGGCTGCGGCATCTGTGCGGAAGAGTGCCCCAAAGACGCCATCACCCTAGTAGAGGAAGAGGAGTAA
- a CDS encoding 2-oxoacid:acceptor oxidoreductase family protein yields the protein MIEIRFHGRGGQGAVTSCEILSMAIIAEGRYAQGFASFGPERRGAPVLAFVRAGNEALKLREQIYEPDIVAVLDPTLLRIVDVTSGLKDGGWLILNSKKTLEEHKPKLRSDLHLAVVDATSISLEVLHAPIVSVSILGALVRAAGIVELTSLEKPLLKRFGTLLARRNKEALMQAYWNTAID from the coding sequence GCCGTGGGGGACAGGGGGCAGTAACTTCCTGCGAAATTCTCAGTATGGCCATCATTGCGGAGGGCCGCTATGCCCAGGGTTTTGCCAGTTTTGGGCCAGAGCGCCGCGGCGCCCCGGTGCTGGCCTTTGTGCGGGCCGGTAATGAAGCCCTGAAATTGCGCGAGCAGATCTATGAACCAGATATTGTGGCGGTCCTCGATCCTACACTGTTGCGTATTGTCGATGTCACTAGTGGTCTTAAAGACGGCGGCTGGCTGATTCTGAACAGCAAAAAAACCTTAGAAGAACACAAACCTAAACTGCGCTCCGATCTCCACCTGGCAGTAGTTGACGCCACCAGTATTTCATTGGAAGTGTTGCACGCGCCGATCGTCAGCGTGTCCATTTTAGGGGCCCTGGTGCGCGCTGCCGGCATTGTGGAGCTGACCTCACTGGAAAAGCCGCTGCTGAAGCGCTTTGGCACCCTGCTGGCCCGAAGAAATAAAGAGGCCCTGATGCAGGCCTATTGGAATACCGCCATCGATTAG